From Candidatus Hydrogenedentota bacterium, the proteins below share one genomic window:
- a CDS encoding sugar isomerase — protein sequence MNRRTFLGAGAAMAAVTGLAAMAPRAEGAQASWPGDFWDPDRPYAVPARPLRVQPVLMYRVAEPRPQTSYKSWGGVQSHAAAEEEAGRIEKELAGLAQDAGFAMQVLPVVRVTSADELAKLDRAAFDAAILYPASGGGSLLQAGMDLPNPLIFVRHRSGPLYYWYEALSVRYLRSGRPDYEASREGPTPDVSVHDVVVDELGELSWRLRVLHAVHNTLAARVVALGGAQGKYAPNAPQEARDRYGMELVEVRYDDFAPRISAALADPETMRCAETWTDRYLAMPGTSLETGREFVVNAFVLYGLFKELMAENKASAFTINGCMSTIIPMSKTTACLSLSLMNDEGTLALCESDFVVVPPAVLLYQLCGGPVFMHNSTFPHNGVVTCAHCTGPRRMDGARYEPARIVTHYESDYGAAPKVEMPLGAKVSFINPEYAVGRWVGCRGEVIDNPFLEICRSQQDVRLEGNWKRLLDEVRDSHWLMVYGDHLRELGYAASRLGL from the coding sequence ATGAATCGGAGAACGTTTCTCGGCGCGGGCGCGGCCATGGCGGCAGTGACCGGTCTGGCGGCCATGGCGCCGCGCGCTGAAGGCGCGCAAGCCTCGTGGCCGGGGGATTTCTGGGACCCCGATAGACCGTATGCCGTGCCGGCGCGGCCGCTGCGTGTGCAGCCCGTCTTGATGTACCGCGTTGCCGAGCCGCGTCCGCAGACCTCCTACAAGTCCTGGGGTGGTGTGCAGTCTCACGCAGCGGCTGAGGAAGAGGCGGGGCGAATCGAGAAGGAGCTCGCGGGGCTCGCGCAGGATGCGGGTTTCGCGATGCAGGTGCTGCCGGTGGTTCGGGTCACGTCTGCCGACGAGCTTGCGAAGCTCGACCGTGCGGCGTTTGACGCGGCCATTCTGTATCCCGCCTCCGGCGGCGGCAGCCTGCTTCAGGCTGGCATGGACCTGCCCAACCCATTGATCTTCGTGCGGCATCGTTCGGGCCCGCTGTATTACTGGTACGAGGCGCTGAGCGTGCGGTATCTGCGCTCCGGCCGGCCGGATTATGAAGCCTCCCGGGAAGGGCCGACGCCGGACGTGTCGGTTCATGATGTCGTGGTCGACGAGCTGGGCGAGCTGTCGTGGCGTCTGCGGGTCCTGCACGCGGTCCACAACACCCTGGCCGCCCGTGTGGTGGCGCTCGGGGGCGCGCAGGGCAAGTACGCTCCGAATGCGCCTCAAGAAGCCCGCGACCGGTATGGCATGGAGCTTGTCGAGGTGCGCTATGACGATTTCGCGCCCCGGATTTCTGCCGCGCTGGCGGACCCGGAAACGATGCGGTGCGCGGAGACGTGGACGGACCGGTACCTCGCGATGCCCGGCACGTCGCTCGAAACCGGCCGCGAGTTCGTGGTCAACGCGTTCGTGTTGTATGGGCTGTTCAAGGAACTGATGGCCGAGAACAAGGCCTCTGCGTTCACCATCAACGGCTGCATGAGCACCATCATACCCATGTCGAAAACGACGGCATGCCTCTCGCTGAGTCTCATGAACGATGAAGGGACGCTGGCTTTGTGCGAATCGGATTTTGTCGTGGTGCCGCCGGCGGTCTTGCTCTATCAGTTATGTGGCGGGCCGGTCTTCATGCATAACTCGACGTTTCCGCACAACGGGGTCGTAACCTGCGCGCATTGCACGGGCCCGCGCCGTATGGACGGCGCGCGTTATGAGCCCGCGCGCATCGTCACCCATTACGAATCGGATTACGGGGCCGCGCCGAAGGTCGAGATGCCGCTGGGCGCCAAAGTGAGCTTCATCAATCCCGAATATGCCGTGGGCCGCTGGGTGGGGTGCCGGGGAGAGGTTATTGACAACCCCTTCCTGGAGATTTGCCGTTCACAGCAGGATGTCCGGCTTGAGGGCAACTGGAAACGGCTCCTCGACGAGGTTCGCGATTCGCATTGGCTTATGGTCTACGGCGACCACCTGCGCGAGCTCGGCTATGCGGCGAGCCGGCTGGGATTGG